The genomic stretch aatttttggaaacttaaaagtatttttaaacaattaaaaatattcacaaaaacaattaaatcatgaaaaatattaataatgatccaaaaattaattttaattcagaaaatgaaagaggaacttatttaattttttttggtgaaactctcatattttttggatcaatattaaaattaatacaaattaatgaaaataaaccaaataaaatgaaaatcaaaaaatagtaaaaaacgtggaccacttgatctccctcattaattaaggtggcagatcaagtggtcccCAGCGCGCGTTCCATCATGGACTCAAGTCAAAGCGCTGCAAgaatggtaatcaaaaccaacgcgtgagattagaaCATTTAAAAagatcatgtggttcagatgagcgccagcacaccaccggagccaaagtTCCGGTCTCTTTCTCCAGTGAGCTTCACCAGACTGGTTCACTgataaccatcaccaaaataaaaaaggaggacatgaatttaaagtaaaaatgtccaggagctcgaatttggccttaatttctcctaactccaagtatattgaaagatacaaggagttgaaatttgaggatcatgatctgagttgcttcgttttgacctcaaagcaactcaatcttgttgcctgcattggtaggacttcaaacaaccaaaaatcAGGAAGAATTATGgaaaattgagtgagaatcgaagagacGAAAATTTCTAGAAATTACCTTCAATCCAAGTCTGTATGAACACGATCTTGCTCCCAattgctcttgatcttgctctGGACACTTGATGGAATGAAATTGAATGAACAAAAGGCACAAGACTCTTGGAGATTTTAATCTCAAAAAAatggagattcaaactcaatttccaatggaaaatctcaaggttatcctttgaatgagagggttttggaggatgggattcaaagttggcgccagggtccttaattctgatcACAAGGGTATCTATTTATAGTCATATGATTGCTAATTGCACACTTGAATCAaagttccaaaaatagcaatgtacattgcatgggtgcatgggtgtgTGATATGCTCATGTAATCACCTCTTCAGGTCCAAAGATGAGTATAAACATTGTTGAAGTCACATGGGTAAGCCACGCATTTGTCTATGAAAGTTTTAAGTTCATttatgccaaatggtcatccaagttcaagccatgcgcaagtcactcatactttctccaaatgggatgaaattggacttttcGGAAAGGttatatcaagaggaacaaatttcatgttgaacactttttcatttgaagcttggatcatgatgaattttgaggtggaagttgggaaaatcaaacatatcaaaaaaaattctaagtgtcaagccatatgttcacttattccaccttggataactttaTATATGAGATTCAAATGATAAAAGTTCCTTCACAAAGTTGTATGTCTCTCAAAGTTattcaaaatggtcataaatttgacctcatttggatttaatatgaaggagttatgcatttttgaagttgaggaaaatcacttgttcaatggcattggtccaaaatgacctataatgtatcctcatatcacatgcatataaaagttgaatttgttctttctccaaacataaaatttgaagtagacgTCTTGAATATGATTTTtcaacttgaatggatttcatctaataaaaattgagcaagttatggtcttgggaagttgacttccaaattagggtttacacaaaatgacctataatctttcaccataaaaaatgactttccaagaaaaactagctcttgacatcatcatgaaagttgtttgtaatgtcattcacagtaactttgctcttggaataattttcatatgataaaaattgtaggagatagggtctagggaatccCAGTATTGATgagatgaattcctctagtcaaccaccatcaacccacttgctagcttgcaattctctttacttgggactcatggaggatcatatatgcataaggtgatgaaattttaagtatccctttaaatatttgattaattggtgaagaagcttgttgaagaagctacacaagatacccagatgaactagggtttccaaggcaaaccaactccaaactcttgatgattttttgatcaaaatgacatgtgaagatcatgggggtttatatatgatgcttagagccatacTAAACCATTTCTTAATTGAGatccttgcactgagggtcttaaaccctaaatgtgagcttgatagatcaaaaGTGAGTATGTGCCCTCCCTACAAAAGAGTGAAACCATACAatgacatgtttttggtattttggttattaaatgataaatacaaagtatgatacaatcaaagGGTGCTTGTTGACCTCTCCCAATAtaaacccaatggatgaggggtaaggaggatgccaaggtatgatcccaatgctaatgcatatggtgacaatagcatgagggatcttatggtcaaaattcGGGTCTTACAGGTATTAGTGATAGAtttgaaaagaaaaccaagagcataACATTTGTATCCAACACTGAAGATGAACAAAACCAATGTGACTTGGATACTGATGAAGGGATGACTGATGCTATTATTCTCCTaggaagacaattcaacaaggtACTAAAGAGAATTGACAGGAAGTCAAGACCAAATGTAAAGAACATCCCCTTTGACATCAAGAATAATAATTATTTCCAGAAAAAACAAGAACTGAAGAGAGATCTAATCAAGGTAAAGGGATTCAATATCATGGGTGTCAAGGACTTTGACACATTGGAGCAGAATGTCctacctatctcaagaaacaaaaaaaTGGGGTTTCTGCCTCTTGGTCTGATAATGATAACTCGGAAAGTGAACATGAGGATGAAGCTTCTATACATGTTACTGATCTAAGTGGAAGATATTAATCTGATGAAGATTCATATGATGAAGAATTATCCTATGAAGAACTAGTTGCATCCTACATAGAACTTTGCATCAGAAGTGAAGAAGCATGTCAGCTGGgagaaaaacaaaagaaaattatatCTTAACTATAGGCTAAAAGGATTCACCATCTCTAATCTCCAAAATGAGGTGATATTATTGACTTCCAAACTTGACAACATGACAAAGAATGTACGAATGTTGAACAATGGATCTAGTGTGTTAGATGAAGTTTTAAAAATTGGAAAAACGGCTAGAGATCTGAGGGGGATAGGATTTAAACATCAATCTCTGGATAAACAAGGTGAAAGCTCTACGACCAACTTTGTTCTTCCAAAGAGGGAGTCTAAGCCTGTTATGTCTATACCTCTGGCTCAACATCATGCCAGTCATCAGAACTCTCAAACTAAAGGCAAGTTATTACGTTGtagatgtcattactgtggaaaataTGGTCATATAAAGCCCTTCTTCTTCAAATTTTATGGTTATCCCAGGTATCCAACACAGCCTAGGGATAATCAAAAGAAAGAGTGGATACATAAACCTGTCAACACTAGTCTTATAGCTCATACCTCTCTTAGAGCCTCAGCTCGAGAAGACTGAtattttgacagtggatgttCCAAACATACAACAAGTGTCAAGAAGTTCCTTGAAAACATCAAGTCATATTCTACCGACTATATCAAGTTTGGAGATGGGGCTAAAGGAGAAATTAAAGGGGTTAGAAGACTAACCTGTATAGGACTATCAAGTATAGATAATGTCCCATTGGTAAAAGGACTGGCTGCTAATTTGATTAGTATCAGTTAACTATGTGATGAGGGTCTTAAAGTTAACTTCACAAAATCAGAGTGTCTAGTCACTAATGAGAAAAATGAAGTTCTAATGAGGGGAGTCAAGTCTAAGGACAAATGTTACTTATGGTCATCTAAAGAAACTAACCACACTACCACATGCCTGATATCAAAAGAAGACGAAGTTAACTTGTGGCACCAGAAACTCTGACATCTACATCTGAAAGGCATGAACAAGATTATGTCAAAAGAAGCCATCAGAGGTATTGCAAGACTCAAGACTGAAGAAGTTAAAGTTTGTGGTGAGTGTCAAATTGTaaagcaaaccaagatgtcatATTCGAAGTTACAACATCAGACTACTTCAAAAGTTTTGGAACTGcttcatatggacttaatggggGCCTATGCAGGTTGAGAGCCTTGGAGGGAAAATATATGCCtatgttattgttgatgatttttcttGATTCACTTGGGTGAACTCCACTAAAGAAAAATCAGATGTCTTTGAGGTGTTCAAAGATTTATGTCAAAGgattcaaagagaaaaggaaagtgGAATTGCCAGGATTTGAAGTGaccatgggaaggaatttgaaaatagaaGATTTGCTAAATTTTTCTCCTCTGATGGTATTGGTCATGATCTCTCCTCTCATATCACCCTTGAGCAAAATGGCGTTGTTGAATGCAAGAACATAACTCTACAAGAATCAGCTAGAGTCATGCTTCATGCCAAACATCTACCCTACCATTTATTGGCTGAAGCAATGAATATTGCTTGCTATATTCATAACAGAGTCACTTTAAGAACTGGCACCTCAACTACTTTTTATGAACTATAGAAAGGAAGGAAGCCCATTGTAAAATAATGTCATGTgtttggaagcaaatgttacattctgGCTGACCgtgaacaaagaagaaagatggatcccaagagtgagGAAGGAATATTTTTGGGATACTCTACAAACAACAAAGCATATAAAGGTTTTAGATCCAGAACCAAAGTTATGATGGGATCCATCAATGTTGTAGTAGATGATAATATCTCAGAAAAAGGACTGATGTTGAGgaagatgttggaacatcataTCAGCAGATTGACATCTGAAAGTAAGGAAGTTATTGAGTCAGACTGTGAATCAGAAGGTATTAAACCAGACAACCACCAAGTCAACAAAGGTCCCTCCATCATAATTCAGAAATCATCCAACAAATCTCATTATTGGAAACCTTAATGAAAGGCTCACCACTAGATCTAGAGATGTGATTTCAAATGCTTGCTTTGTTTATAAGtttgaacctaaaaatgtgaaggaatccttgactgatgaattttggatcaatgttatgcaagaagaattagGTCAGTTTATAAGAAATTAGGTCTGGGACTTAGTTCCTAGGCCAAAAGGAATTAATGTTATTGGCACAAAATGGATCTACAAGAacaaatctgatgaaaaaggGATTGTAACCAGAAACAAGGCCATACTTGTTGCTCAAGGATACAATCAAATTGAAAGGGTTGATTTTTATGAGACCTTTGCTCTTGTTTCTCTCCTTGAGTCAATAAGACTACTGATAGGAGTGACTTGTTTACTTAAGTTCaagctatttcaaatggatgcggaaagtgccttcttaaacgggtacttgaatgaagaagtctatgttgaaTAACCTAAGGGGTTCATAGATCCCAACCTTCCAGGtcatgtttacaaactaaggAAAGCTCTATATGGATTAAAGCAAACACCTAAGGCCTGGTATAAAAGGCTCACTGAGTACCTTGTTAACAATGAATACATGAAAGGAGGAACATACAAGACATTATTTGTCAAAGAAGAACATGGTAAACTCATTATAGCCtaaatatatgttgatgatattgtgTTTGGAGGGATGTCAAACCAGATGGTACAACATTTTGTCAGGCAAATGCAAtatgaatttgaaatgagtcttgtTGGAGAATCATATACTTTTTTGGGCTCTAAGTTAAACAAATGGATGGCACAATCTTCAtctctcaaagcaagtatgccaagagTATATTaaagaagtttggcatggaaaatgctAGTTGTAAAAGGACACATGCACCAACTCACTTGAAACTGACTAAAGATGAAAAAGGTGTAAATATGGATCAAAGTCTATACAAGAGTTTGATTGGTAGTTTGCTGTATCTTACAGCTAGAAGACCTAACATTGCATTTGCAGTAGGAACTTGTGCTAGATATCAATCTGAACCCAAAATGCATCATATTACTCAAGTAAAAAGGATCCTGAAGTACATAAATGGAACTAGTGACTATGGAATGCTGTATTCTCATAATGCAAACTCCTTGCTTACAGGATATTGTGATGCATATTAGGCAGGCAgtgctgatgatagaaaaagcacgtctggaggatgtttcttcttgggaaataatctcatatcttggttcagtAAATAGAAAAATAATGTATCCTTATCTACGGTTGAGGCTGAATATATTATAGCAGGAAGTAGTTGCTCTCAATTAATTTGGATGAAAAAAATGTTAGAAGAATACAATGTCCAGGAAGATGTCctgacattgtactgtgacaactTAAGTGCTATTAACATTTTCAAGAACACTATTCAACACAACAGAACTAAGTATATTGATATCCGTCATCACTTCATTAGGGATCTGATGGAAGACAAAATTGTTACTCTTGAGCATCTAACCACTGAGAAGCAACTGACATACATTTTTACTAAAGTTGTAGATGAAAATTAGTTCGAAAAATTAAGGGGAGAATTGGGCATTTGCATTCTTGAAGAATTATAGCAATTACTGCAGTGGCGATATGGAAATCACATTTTCTCTTCCCTCCACTTAATGGTTCACAAAACTCAAGGACTATCATTACAACTTTTCCTTATTTTTCCAACGCTGCACCCTATCCACTCTCACGCTACCTCCTACATTCTCTCTCTCAACCTTGCTCTCAGACACTCTCATCTCTCCACTTTCTCTCTACAGTCCATACCAAAAACTTCCAAAATGTCTCAACCTTCTGTCTCCACTTAGAGCAAACACTTCAAATAGCAATCAAACCTTAAAAATATTGGTGCTGGGATAGATCTCTTTGATTTCATTACCGATGTTGTTCCCCTCTCAATTGTTCATGTCCATGCAACTTATATGATAAAGGCTATAACTTCTTCTTCAAGGAAAAGCAATCCCTCCAAAGTAAGTACCTCTTTCTGACCTTCCACGACAACTAGAAATATGAATGCTCCTGAACCCCCTACTATTGTAAAGAAACCTCAGTCTATGACTAGTCTGTATCTCGATCCCATTAGTGTTGAACCAAATAGTGGTATGTCTAAAGATTATCCTGTTGTGAAAAAAGTTATGGAAGATCTTGAAGCGTATGAAACCAGTAATAGACCTAGATCTATAACTACCTTGAGTAAAATCCAGCATGATCGTTGCGGACAGAGACGACATATATAAGAATATATGTATGGTGATCTTTCAAGTGTTAGGTATCGACCCTAAGACTAATGTTATATCAGATGTCTCCATATCCTTGGCCCAACCTTATACCCCCATGGATAAATATGATGTGAATGTATCTACTCCGTCTCCTAAGcaatcaaaagaaaaaaagaaat from Lathyrus oleraceus cultivar Zhongwan6 chromosome 7, CAAS_Psat_ZW6_1.0, whole genome shotgun sequence encodes the following:
- the LOC127102655 gene encoding uncharacterized mitochondrial protein AtMg00810-like, producing MDGTIFISQSKYAKSILKKFGMENASCKRTHAPTHLKLTKDEKGVNMDQSLYKSLIGSLLYLTARRPNIAFAVGTCARYQSEPKMHHITQVKRILKYINGTSDYGMLYSHNANSLLTGYCDAY